The genomic window TATTAGTCTATCTATATTTTCTCAAACTTTCTATCAAAATTagataattgtttttggaaagaaaaagagcaaaaCTATTCGATTGGGCATGAAAGTCGGAAAGAATCTATAATTAGCAATatacaaaaaccctaaactcaaGGTCAAGACACCAATCTCAAACACGGTTTTATCAttagaattaaaattttgattcccATTTATAATTGAGATCTTTTATtaattacgttttttttttcttttcttttttcggcTGTGCGTGCATTAGTTGTTTAGATCCACCGGCGAAATCacttaaggaaaaaaaaggcttgatttttcttcttctcctctcatcttttttgtcttcttcttcttctttgacaaGCTCATTGCTTTGTCTTTGATCCTGCTTGTATCACGAATTCGGAGGACAACCCATTTCGATTCTCGTATCGAATTTCTTGAATCAAAGAGACGGCGGGAATCTCAAATTCAGAATTTTGCTGGGTTGTCGTAAATCCAAATGCGGTCTGAGAGAAGACTACAAATTATAAGAAGAGCGAATCGGAGTCTAACATCATCGGATTTGGGAGCTACGACTAGATCGAGAATCGAAAAGCAATCATcgagatcggagaagaagaggaatcgCGTAGGGAGGTGATGTTGTTTGGTTGGGGATTGGgtggaattagggttttattggATTCGATTGATCTGAATACAACAGCGGGGCTGCACGAACAAGGATGCAGCTTCACATATCGCCTAGCATGAGAAGCATTACGATATCGAGCAGCAATGAGTTTATTGATTTGATGAAGATCAAAGTCGCAGCTCGTCACATCTCTTACCGAACTCTCTTCCACACTATCTTAATCCTCGCTTTCTTGttaccttttgttttcatccTAACCGCTGTTGTTACCCTTGAAGGTGTCAACAAGTGCTCCTCTTTTGGTAACccctcttttcttctccttcaatcATTCTAGTTTCATTCTAGTTTTGTTGATGTGCACTTGTTTCCGTCGGATCTACCACCTAAATGTTGTTTGCTCAGCTACGTATTTTGCATCTTGTTAAGTTGTTTGGATCCAATGTTGAAGTCAACAAAGTTTCGgcatttgaatttttcttatttggtaTCCATGAATATGTATCAGTTGAGTTACAATTGTATCATAGTATGAAGCTTCGAGCTCAGATTTCATGGCAAAATGGCATTTTGTTCAACTATCAAGTTAAGGTTTTGAGAATTCCattgttgtgtttgtgtgaACTAAAAATTACAGATTTGTATCAGTATTACTAGATCAGAACCAAATACTGATGAGATGAATCTTAGAGTTGttcctttttcacttttataGTTCGTATGCTTAGCTTTGCAACCCAAATCCCTTGTTATACTCATGTGATGATGAGCTGAAACTTTCTTGCCTTTTTTCCTGTTTGCTCAGATTGTTTCGGGAGGCGGCTAGGACCACGTCTTCTTGGTAGGATAGATGATTCAGAGGTGAGTGATTGCTTCTTTTCAGGTGTTTGAATTATGATCTAAAACTCTCTGTATCAGTATGTTTAAGTCCggatttcttttcttttcacacGTTCTGTTGCAGCAGAGACTAGTTAgagatttttacaaaattctaAATGAAGTAAGCACTCAAGAAATTCCAGATGGTTTAAAGCTTCCAGAGTCTTTTAGTCAACTGGTTTCGGATATGAAGAACAACCACTATGATGCTAAAACATTTGCCCTCGTATTTCGAGCTATGGTACATTCTCTAATCTTCAATAAAAGCTTAAATTGTAGATTGATCCGAAActtatatttgatttgattactCTTTTTGAACAGGTAGAGAAGTTTGAAAGGGATTTAAGGGAATCCAAATTTGCAGAACTCATGAACAAGCACTTTGCTGCAAGTTCAATTCCAAAAGGAATTCACTGTCTCTCTTTAAGACTAACCGATGAATATTCCTCCAATGCTCATGCCCGGAGACAGCTTCCTTCCCCGGAGCTTCTCCCTGTTCTCTCAGACAATGCTTACCACCATTTTGTTCTAGCTACAGATAATATCTTAGCTGCATCGGTTGTGGTCTCATCTGCTGTTCAATCATCTTCAAAACCCGAGAAAATTGTCTTCCATGTTATCACAGACAAGAAAACCTATGCGGGTATGCATTCTTGGTTTGCACTCAATTCTGTTGCTCCTGCGATTGTTGAAGTGAAAAGCGTTCATCAGTTTGATTGGTTAACAAGAGAGAATGTTCCAGTTCTTGAAGCTGTGGAAAGCCATAACAGTATCAGAAATTATTACCATGGGAATCATATTGCTGGTGCAAACCTCAGCGAAACAACCCCTCGAACATTTGCTTCGAAACTGCAGTCAAGAAGTCCCAAATACATATCTTTGCTCAACCATCTTAGAATATATCTACCAgaggtaaaagaaaatatgtccTTTTACTTTCAAAAAGTTCGCCTTTCTCGTCTAAATGAACTATATGGCTCTTAATGTATAGGTTTCAAAATTTTGCCATTTCGTAAAAATGAAGTAGGTCTAGGATGAAAATTTCTgtccttttattttaaatgttcGGATTGAGGATATGAATGTAATGCTTGCTTTTTTTGCCTATTTGGACAGCTTTTTCCGAACTTAGACAAGGTAGTGTTCTTAGATGATGATATAGTGATACAGAAAGATTTATCTCCGCTTTGGGATATTGACCTTAACGGGAAGGTTAATGGAGCTGTGGAGACTTGTCGAGGAGAAGACGTATGGGTTATGTCAAAGCGTCTTAGGAACTACTTCAATTTTTCTCACCCGCTCATCGCAAAGCATTTAGATCCCGAAGAATGTGCTTGGGCTTATGGAATGAATATCTTTGATCTACGGACTTGGAGGAAGACAAATATCAGAGAAACGTATCATTCTTGGCTTAAAGAGGTAAAGTATCAGAGAAGCCTgtaatgttttgagttttagattcGAAATTGGCAAATTATTGATCATGCTTACTGGTTTTGCTTTGATGTGCAGAATCTGAAGTCGAATCTAACAATGTGGAAACTTGGAACATTGCCTCCTGCTCTAATAGCATTTAAAGGTCATGTTCAGCCAATAGATTCCTCTTGGCATATGCTTGGATTAGGTTATCAGAGCAAGACCAACTTAGAAAATGCGAAGAAAGCTGCAGTGATTCATTACAATGGCCAATCAAAGCCGTGGCTTGAGATAGGTTTCGAGCATCTCAGACCATTCTGGACAAAATATGTTAACTACTCCAATGATTTCATTAAGAATTGTCATATCTTGGAATAGCAAACAGAAAGCTTGCATATAATCTCGAAGCAGACTGGGGATTTTGCGGGTTCTGCAGATTTACTCGGAATTTAGCTGGACCATGAAAGACCAGTTGCAGAGcagcagagaaagagaaagatagaaaTAAAGATTCATTCTTCTGTAAAAATAGAAGGTACCCTTTTTGAgattctttttggttttgaagtaAAGATTCCAATTTTGGATCTGTTATAAGAACAAGGAAGGTTTAAGGACATCACCAGAAGAAATTGGATTTTGGTCATGATCACAACAGTCCAAGGACCAACAACACACTGTTGCATTTGCTCCACTTgtactctttttatttttttggttcgaTTTTTGACAGTTAAAATTCCACATATTTTTTACTaaatgatttagttttaggGATTTTATATGgacattattgttttgttaaggTCTCTAATTGATCAATCATAAGACTTTTCTTGGTGCAGAAGATTTTTGGTCAGATGCAATGTGCTTATCTCCTCCTCTGTCCTCTCCTATCTCTCTCCGTTTGATGTTATTTTAGATAAGATATCTAACGAAAATATGTGTTTATGACAATATTCACTATTTAGTACTGTAAATACCAcactttttaatattaatttaatgtCTTTTGTAAGAATCTTACCATTTGACCCCAAAAAATACTTGCCAATTATTTGTAAACTTGGTGGggataaattaattaatgattgCTGATATGTCATGAAAAAAGTAatctttttagtttaattgCAGTGATTTGTCccacaaaagcaaaagcttTTTACATGCAAGtaaataactaattaaaataaaaagtgtttCAAGAATTATTTGGAACCAAAAATAGATAATAATGATTGTTGATGgataaattaaaagttattGTATTCTTTATGTGAATGACagatattacaaaataaagttaaaatgatatatatgtcatGCAAAAGGTAatctttttagtttaattttgcTGTGATTTGTCCcacaaagaagcaaaagcttTTTACATGCAAGTAACTAACTAACTATTATTACTTGCATAAAGAATTTCTGGgaacagaaataaaataaaaaattaaaatttgtttctgGATTAAGTAAGTAGTGCGTTGTTTCCAAGTAGTGATATCAATATCAAATTGTCGAATTTACacgaagaacaaaaataaggaatcgagagagagagagagataggcGCATATATgggaagaaaatgagagaaaaatggaaactttgaCCGCCATTGAACACTCACgagatctcttcttcttgtatttcttctctctcctctctgtCTGATGCGTGTTCTTGATTCATCGGCTCAGATCAGTCACCAAGTAAGATTTTGATTACACCTGCGAGAGAGAGACCTAATTAgggcttttctttttccggCTTCCTTTCAAATCTGGCTGGAGATTCCTCGTTTTAAAGTTTCCTCCTTTTTTTGGATATTCCCCTGTTTAATTGTGCATTCATGTTTagatctcttttcttcttctttaatttctctcATCTTTTAACATTTATATGCAATCTATCTATCTTTTACATGTGTATCTCTTTTCAGAATCCTCTGTTTATTGCTGTTTTGCATGCCGATTCATTTATTCTCTGATTacaagatcatcatcattgctttaaaccattatatatatagattctcAGGTTTCTTGTTCATCTTCACAATCACActtattgaagaaaaaaattgttcctTTTTTGGCTCTTTGCAGATAGAATAAATAGCAAACAAGATCCTCTGTGGAATTTGATACATAGAGAAACTGTCTAGTGCTGTGGTgtcttttgagattttcttgtGGTTCTGTGGATTGTTTGTTGGTTGGTTGCTTCTTGGATAAATGGCAGAAGTCCATAATCAACTAGAGATCAAGTTTCGGTTAACCGATGGTTCGGATATCGGTCCTAAAGCATTCCCTGATGCTACAACTGTTTCGGCTTTGAAGGAAACTGTTATTTCTGAATGGCCAAGaggtcagtttttttttatgcttaTTTACTCTTATGGCTAATAAATTGTAATATCCTTAGGCACTGTGTTTTGAGATTGTAAAGGCTTGAATCTTCTTGGAACAATGGTTTTGCTAGTTATGAAAATCATGTCCCAATACTATATCTTATGCAAAAGAAACTTCACAAATTTTTTGAGTAGATCAATTCGCACAATGTTACTCACCATCCGTAGAGTTGTACCTGTTCCTGTGATTGCTTACTTGTTCTGTTATCGGTGAGCCTAACATGAACCTGTGTTCAACTCTTTGTACTGATCATACTACTTGTCATTTTGTTCTCTTGTGTTTGACTAATGATAGAGAAGGAGAATGGGCCGAAAACAGTGAAAGAGGTGAAGTTGATAAGCGCAGGGAAGGTATTGGAGAACAGCAAGACGGTTAAAGACTACCGAAGTCCTGTCTCTAATCTCGCAGGCGCTGTCACCACAATGCACGTTATCATCCAAGCTCCGGTTAcggaaaaaggtaaaacattctttagattattctcttgttttcttagcTCCTTCATATTCAAAGAGACAGCAGCCTCTAGTGTAGGATCAAAATCTGTTGTGGACCTCCTGACAGAGAGATGGTGTTGTGTTTGAAACAGAAAAGAAGCCTAAAGGTGACCCGAAGATGAACAAATGCGTCTGTTCAGTCATGTAAGAGAGTAGCAAAATCTCAAGAGAGACTCATCAGATTTCTGGTCCTTAAGTTTGGTCTTTCTTGTGGTTAGTATAGATTGTTTACTAATACAGATACAGAATTAAAGAGTAttgaaccatttttttttataataaaaaaaaatagtataaatCAAAGCTCTACTCTAGCTTGTTGCAAGATTGAAAGAGATCATCAATAAATCAAGGTACTGGTGATTCAGTTCCTCTTAATGGAGTCTCTGTTTTAGCTCTATTTCTC from Arabidopsis thaliana chromosome 3, partial sequence includes these protein-coding regions:
- the GAUT13 gene encoding galacturonosyltransferase 13 (galacturonosyltransferase 13 (GAUT13); CONTAINS InterPro DOMAIN/s: Glycosyl transferase, family 8 (InterPro:IPR002495); BEST Arabidopsis thaliana protein match is: galacturonosyltransferase 14 (TAIR:AT5G15470.1); Has 30201 Blast hits to 17322 proteins in 780 species: Archae - 12; Bacteria - 1396; Metazoa - 17338; Fungi - 3422; Plants - 5037; Viruses - 0; Other Eukaryotes - 2996 (source: NCBI BLink).), whose protein sequence is MQLHISPSMRSITISSSNEFIDLMKIKVAARHISYRTLFHTILILAFLLPFVFILTAVVTLEGVNKCSSFDCFGRRLGPRLLGRIDDSERLVRDFYKILNEVSTQEIPDGLKLPESFSQLVSDMKNNHYDAKTFALVFRAMVEKFERDLRESKFAELMNKHFAASSIPKGIHCLSLRLTDEYSSNAHARRQLPSPELLPVLSDNAYHHFVLATDNILAASVVVSSAVQSSSKPEKIVFHVITDKKTYAGMHSWFALNSVAPAIVEVKSVHQFDWLTRENVPVLEAVESHNSIRNYYHGNHIAGANLSETTPRTFASKLQSRSPKYISLLNHLRIYLPELFPNLDKVVFLDDDIVIQKDLSPLWDIDLNGKVNGAVETCRGEDVWVMSKRLRNYFNFSHPLIAKHLDPEECAWAYGMNIFDLRTWRKTNIRETYHSWLKENLKSNLTMWKLGTLPPALIAFKGHVQPIDSSWHMLGLGYQSKTNLENAKKAAVIHYNGQSKPWLEIGFEHLRPFWTKYVNYSNDFIKNCHILE
- the GAUT13 gene encoding galacturonosyltransferase 13 (galacturonosyltransferase 13 (GAUT13); CONTAINS InterPro DOMAIN/s: Glycosyl transferase, family 8 (InterPro:IPR002495); BEST Arabidopsis thaliana protein match is: galacturonosyltransferase 14 (TAIR:AT5G15470.1); Has 1671 Blast hits to 1663 proteins in 335 species: Archae - 0; Bacteria - 670; Metazoa - 145; Fungi - 4; Plants - 816; Viruses - 2; Other Eukaryotes - 34 (source: NCBI BLink).), which produces MQLHISPSMRSITISSSNEFIDLMKIKVAARHISYRTLFHTILILAFLLPFVFILTAVVTLEGVNKCSSFDCFGRRLGPRLLGRIDDSERLVRDFYKILNEVSTQEIPDGLKLPESFSQLVSDMKNNHYDAKTFALVFRAMVEKFERDLRESKFAELMNKHFAASSIPKGIHCLSLRLTDEYSSNAHARRQLPSPELLPVLSDNAYHHFVLATDNILAASVVVSSAVQSSSKPEKIVFHVITDKKTYAVLEAVESHNSIRNYYHGNHIAGANLSETTPRTFASKLQSRSPKYISLLNHLRIYLPELFPNLDKVVFLDDDIVIQKDLSPLWDIDLNGKVNGAVETCRGEDVWVMSKRLRNYFNFSHPLIAKHLDPEECAWAYGMNIFDLRTWRKTNIRETYHSWLKENLKSNLTMWKLGTLPPALIAFKGHVQPIDSSWHMLGLGYQSKTNLENAKKAAVIHYNGQSKPWLEIGFEHLRPFWTKYVNYSNDFIKNCHILE
- the MUB1 gene encoding membrane-anchored ubiquitin-fold protein 1 precursor, whose translation is MAEVHNQLEIKFRLTDGSDIGPKAFPDATTVSALKETVISEWPREKENGPKTVKEVKLISAGKVLENSKTVKDYRSPVSNLAGAVTTMHVIIQAPVTEKEKKPKGDPKMNKCVCSVM
- the MUB1 gene encoding membrane-anchored ubiquitin-fold protein 1 precursor; the protein is MAEVHNQLEIKFRLTDGSDIGPKAFPDATTVSALKETVISEWPREKENGPKTVKEVKLISAGKVLENSKTVKDYRSPVSNLAGAVTTMHVIIQAPVTEKEKKPKGDPKMNKCVCSVM